The genomic stretch ACGTTTAGGTTTTTGAGTATGTGTTGGATGTCAGGATAAGTGTGCGAGCCCCTTTTCGGGTAAATATTATCGCAGCGTCTTTGACTTCCGGTTGTCCTCTAAGACCAACCTGTgctttagctagctagctagcaacctagctagctagctacttcAATTTTAACAGCATACTTTTGAGTGCGAGTCATTAAAATAACAAACGCACCCTACGCTTTCTTTCCGTCTTATATCTAaactgtatgaatgaatgaataaacaatttaataatAGGTTAAAGTCATAACAGCTGAATGGTATCCATATATAGTCAAAATAAACCGAGAAGAATGACATTGCTTCGTGATGTAACCGTGTTGATGTCCAACTAACATCTTTTTCTCTCATTGCAACTTTGTTGtggttgaatatatatatgtgtttcTGTCATTGCAACTTTGTTGtggttgaatatatatatgtgtttcTGTCATTGCAACTTTGTTGtggttgaatatatatatatatatatatatatatatatatatgtgtgtgtttctgtcatTGCAACTTTGTTGTGGTtgaatatacagtgaagaaaataagtatttgaacaccctgctattttgctatttctcccacttagaaatcatggaggggtctgaaattttcatcgtaggtgcatgtccactgtgagagagataaactaaaaagaaaaatccagaaatcacaatgcatgattttttaacaatttatttgtgtgatacagctgcaaataagtatttgaacacctgtgtatcatctagaattctgaccctgaaagacctgttagtctgcccattagaagtccacctgcactccatgtatcatcctgaatcagatgcacctgtttgaggtcgttagctgcataaagacacctgtccaccccatacaatcagtaagactttaacttgtaacatggcgaagaccaaagagctgtccaaagacaccagagacaaaattgtacacctccacaaggctggaaagggctacggagcaattaccaagcagcttggtgaaaaaaggtccactgttggagctatcattagaaaatggaagaagctaaacatgacggtcaatctcaatcggagtggagccccatgcaagatatcacctcgtggggtctcaatgattctaagaaaggtgaggaatcagcccagaactacacgacaggacttggtcaatgacctgaaaagagctgggaccaccgtttccaaggttactgtaggtaatacactaagacgtcatgatgtgaaatcatacatggcacgaaaggttcccctgcttaaaccagcacatgtcaaggcccgtcttaagtttgcatatgaccatttggatgatacagaggagtcatgggagaaagttttatggtcagatgagaccaaaatagaactttttggtcataattccaataagcgtgtttggaggaagaagaatgaagagtacaatccgaagaacaccatccctactgtgaagcatgggggtggtagcatcatgctttgggggtgtttttctgcacatgggacaggacgagtgcactgcattaaagagaggatgactggggccgtgtattgtgagattttggggaacaacctccttccctctgtcagagcattgaagatgggtcgtggctgggtcttccaacacgacaacgacccgaagcacacagccaggaaaaccaaggagtggctccgtaagaagcatatcaaggttctagcatggcccagccagtctccagacctgaacccaatcgaaaatctttggagggagctcaaactccgtgtttctcagcgacagcccagaaacctgactgatctagagaagatctgtgtggaggagtgggccaagatccctcctgcagtgtgtgcaaacctggtgaaaaactacaggaaacgtttgacctctgtaatagcaaacaaaggctactgtaccaaatattaacattcattttctcaggtgttcaaatacttatttgcagctgtatcacacaaataaattgttaaaaaatcatgcattgtgatttctggatttttctttttagtttatctctctcacagtggacatgcacctacgatgaaaatttcagacccctccatgatttctaagtgggagaaatagcaaaatagcagggtgttcaaatacttattttcttcactgtatatatatgtgtttcTATCATTGCAACTTTGTTGtggttgaatatatatatatatatatatatatatatatatatatgtatatgtttctgTCATTGCAACTTTGTTGtggttgaatatatatatgtttctgTCATTGCAACTTTAGTGTGGTTGAATATATTGAACACaagagtgcatgtgtgtattactGGGTGTTGGCTCTCAAGTCATCTATGGTTCATGCCAGAATGACAAAGTCTCTATTCATTTAGAACGAGCGCTTTTGTGGATGTAACCAAAGTTCCTCTTTCTGCAAGGGATTGGTcctgttcatttatttatttaactccTTTATCAGTTGATGCGTGTTGTCATAATTGTGTCGCACCCAATTGAAAGCTCTCTTGGTTTTCCACCTCAGAACTACAACTATACCCATTTGTCAGCTGGAGACTTGCTGAGGGCAGAGCGTGCCAGAGAAGGATCAGAGTTCGGACAACTCATTGCCACTTTCATCAAGGAAGGCAAAATTGTCCCTGTGGAGATCACCATCAACTTGCTTAGAAAGGTAAGCATATGGTATGTATGTCAAGAAAGGTTGAGTCTGATCAATACGACAAGCCTGAGATCTGTTTGCAATTCTTTGTGAACTGTTAATGTTAATTTCATGAATGAGTAGTTAGTAAAATAGTGGAACAAGAAAAAGCCTCCATTTTGTCTGTCAAACGTGAGGCACGCCTAAAAGAAAAGGGAAGTGAAAATCAGACAATATAAAATGATCTGTGATGAAATCAACATTGGCTACATGCCCGGTCCAAACTGTTAAAACGCagtagtcatcatcatcatggataAAGATGGTATCTTTGTCCAAGTGAAAGGTGATCTGCtactatgaaatggacagtgataacgaAGCACTATAGTGGTCTCATTAATGAGACTTTCCTCCAACCAGTAAGCCTGTACTGTCTGTGACCAATGTTTGGGCAATGGTTCTGATTGATTTTTCACCCGTAGACAGCTctttgattttcattttgttttcacctctaaatgcagctTACACAGGAAAAACCTTGCCCGGCCAATCTGAAACATATTCCAGTACATCTGCTCATGTGAAAAATGGGTGTATACCCGCAGTATTTATGGATTTGCCAAAAACATTTGATCAAAATGGTTATTAATTACAATATACTATTTACAAAACTAGAATGGTAGGGATCAGAGGGTCCGTTTTGAACTGGATAAAAAAACTGCACACTGGAAGTACTATGTGAAGCTAGTAGAATGTACATCTGCAGGTTTAAACACATCATGCTTAttatactgggaccaaaactgtgtcccctatatattattatcacaaAAAGACCTGACGCTAGTATTATTCACAGACAATATTATTGCATTTTACactggagaaaacacacagattaaattaaaaagatggtttgattaAAAACAGATTATTGTAGTAGCAGTAAGGACACATatgcaaaaatacatatacacaatgtAGACATTAATagggtgaatgaaaataaatctaGGCGTCATAATGAGCTGGAAGTCccacattaactcattcaatcccagccatttttgattatttgaCGGACTTTTCAAGGTACACAGAGAATATTATGTTCTTGGTGCTACATAGACAACAAatacaccaaaagaaagacttgactctcatctttcatcaggtaaaaaaaggtttgtttctacctttttatgtttttttagtaatcagcagtacaacataggTACAGTATGTTTGAGCAAAACTGTGAAAAATAACGTGTTGGCATCACGTGATACTTTTTAGtgtcttttttactttttatgaaGGCAGACGGAAGCACAGTGGAGTGTCTCTACACAGTCGCACACAGTCTAGCgctcatttaatttgacagcactaaatctatttttaatttaCTATAACTGCTAAACAATTTATTCCTATTGATTTCAATTTCCTGTTTTATTGatcattttctcatgttattcCACAGCTGGTAAAGGGCACATGTTGaataggaagtgaacaaatgtattaacAATTAATTTGAAACCAAGAGGAGGTAATGTGTAGTGTAATATGTGGTGTATACCCAAGTAAAAGGTATGTGTGTTCAAATAAATGTACCATTATGAAAACAGAACACTTTTGTATAGTGTTTCAACAGGTACACCGTTTGATAACATTTGGTTCTTCCCTACAGGCAatggaggaaaccatgcaaaaAGATGAGCAAAAGTACCGTTTCCTTATAGATGGGTTTCCTCGCAATGAGGACAACCTCCAAGGTTGGAACAACGTCATGACTGGAAAAGCAGATGTCAAATTTGTGCTTTTCTTTGACTGCGGCAATGAGGTGCGTCAGAGAAACGCTATTATGAAGTCGGTTAACTAGCTAAGGTTCTTGACATACTCTGCCTGACCCATCAACAGGTTTGCATCAAAAGATGTTTAGAACGAGGGAAGAGCAGTGGACGCACAGATGACAACAGAGAAAGCCTGGAGAAACGGTACAGTTgaattaataatcataataatcatatattctgtttatttgtacattttccaaAATCCGGTGCacatttttctcactttttgaTTTTACCCAATGTATAGCACTTTGAGTGCCTGAACTACATTATTATTCTTTCCGCTTCTGATCCAGAATCCAAACATACCTGCAGTCCACACGGCCGATTATCGAGCTGTACGAGAAGCATGGCAAGGTGCGTTGTGTGGACGCTTCTCGTTCTGTGGAGGAGGTGAGCCTACTCATGAACTGTTGCTAAACCCACGTCGATGACATTGAATTTGCCAAGAGTGCAGCAGAAACGACATTTTTCCAAAGTAAACACAATATGAAGAAAGCCCTTAAATACTTGCGTCCTCCAAATACAGCTGAATCGATGTATAACTttaactttgacacaaatgtagccaaatACATAAACAACTATGCCATAACATTCATTCCGCTTATCcccaagagggtcgcgggggtgctggagcctatcccagctgtcttcgggcgagaggcagggtacaccctggactggtggccagccaatcacagggcacatatagacaaacaaccattcacactcacattcatacctatggacaatttggggtcgtttagtaacctagcatgtttttggaatgggggaggaaaccggagtacccacgcatgcactgggagaacatggtaactccacacagagatggccgagggtggaatcgaactcatgtctcctagttgtgtgtggcctgtgcgccaCTCGTCTGCTGTGCAGCCCGCCATAACATaagtaacacaaaaatggttgttttacatgaaaataaccattaattcattcattttctactgtttttcctgacaagggtcgcgggggtgctggagcctatcccagctgtctttgggcgagaggtggggtacagcctggactggtggccagccaatcacagggcacatatagacaaacaaccattcacactcacattcatacctatggataatttggagtcgccagttatgaaaataaccatttatttacaaatacaacaccATTTTTACTATTTAAAATGTTCCTATTTGCAACCAAACTGTGTGTGCACGCATGTGAATGCATTCAACTTTTCCCTCAATGTGTTTTCTTCAACACTACAAGATTATGGTGAAAGTTCCAggcagagttcttataaaagtcaattttgccaatttaaaactgcaccaaacctGCTCTTTtttattgtagagttgcattaTCACCTCTTTGCCTCTAGCGCAAAAAAAACACGAAAGAAGTAAACATAGAAGATGAACTCCAAAATAGAGGAGACCATATTTGATGCAGTTTCAAGTTAagaaaacggccacaaggtggcagaaaagTACAGTATTTTGTAAAACGCAAGGCATGAATCccccattgaaatacatgcaGCAACCAGGAAACGAAAAGGTGTCTTGCTGTGTTGCACCAAGGAGGTTACGAATTAACGGGAAATTTGaacgcatgcatgcattttttttgctgctgttctGACCCGTATGTTGATCAACGTTCTTCTTGTCGTTTCCAGGTCTTTGCTGACGTCCAGCTCATCTTGAACAAAGAAGGTTGACTTCTCTCCCACTGTCGGCactgctcattttttttacctttttacttttctttttatCATCTGCCAGTTCATCATGATTACCATAATGTTTATATGTGCATTCATTCACGTCTTTATACTTTCCGTTACTTTATGATTTTCTTTATCTTAAAAAATCTgcactgttttgttgttgtgtagGAAGCAGTATAAACGAATAATGAAAAGTAGAGCAGCTCATAGAGAAAACAACGGAGGCTCATCTGCACTTTTGTCTTCCGTCATAGTTTGAGGGCTTTGTATAGGAACAAAATGTTCTGTTGCCAGACATGAATCGCAGATGTCCTTGCAATATGTGGTTGAAACAGGAAGCAAGTGGTGCTTTCAGACCAAACCATGTTGTCATGAATGAAGGGAAGCCTATAAGGTCTAAAACTGCTGGTTTTCACATCGTTATCTGCCTTATATATTTCATGAACGTGTTTTCACGGTCGTGACCAAGTAGGGCTTTGTCACATGGAGTATTTGTTAACAAAACTGCACAGTGTCATATCCACACCTCCTGACATGACAGACAGTTTGTTACATctgcagaaaataaaacaagttgAAACAATTCTTTTCAGTTTTGACTTTGGCTTTATTTGGagcatggtaaaaaaaaatacagataagCATAAATCACTTGCAGACCCCAAATGATTCACAATTTGAAGTTAATGTGACAAATTGAATATCAGTTTTCTATCATGCTTGTCTTCCCTGGGGTTGTGGGACATCTAGATCtagatcagtggttctcaactggctgcgggacccaccatcacccctcAGTGAACCCCTTCAGtatctccagcagatatctgcaactGTGCAGTTGCCTGACATTgggtcattacatttttttttcttttggtaaaGCAACCCACTAAAATAGGCTCTCCGACCCActatttgagaaccactgctctaaATATAGTTGGTTTAAGCGATTGAGGTTTCTATATCGCTGTCCAAATTAGCATTATGGGTAACCTACCAACTGACCTCCATTGAGTGGTGTTCCTCATAATTGGCAGCGATATTGCATTCCTGGAAACAAAAACCTTTTAATTTCTAATGTACAATAATTTCTACAGTTTACTTTGGGCCTGCATACAAGTTAACAAGTTAACTAAAGGATTATCCAGCAGGGGGCATCAGTTTGCTGTTTACTCATCGCAAATGAATGTTATTTGGTGTCTCTTCTGTCAAGATATTAACATGCAGTTTAATAGAGTGCTGTTGTTGCAGtatgcatatttatttcataaatataaatatatatattatgtattctGCAGTTACAAAGACATAAGCAATATTCCTGAGCATGTTTTCCGCTTTTCTGCATCTTAAGAGCCACATACAGTGAAAAAAACTTACACAGAATACACAGAAAGAGCATAAATGTACATCGCATCAACATAAGTCTGGGACTGTAACCAATATAATGTTTGAATATAAGGCACTATAATACACTGGATCAAATGGAGCTAAAAGTTAACAGTTAGCTCAGGACAACATGGCAGCACCAAACATTGTGACAATCAGGCAAGCGTAGAtttgaatataaataataaatgatcaaCTATAACATGTTAGTAAcacttgagaaaaaaaaaattgaaaagtcTCAAGACATTTTGAATAACAGCAACATGTGTgtgcaaaaacaacaatgacGGCTTATGTCATATTGGAAAAGATGATACTGTATTAAGCAAAaatgtatatgtacacatatagtACGTAACAAAAGTGACAACCTCTTTTA from Doryrhamphus excisus isolate RoL2022-K1 chromosome 1, RoL_Dexc_1.0, whole genome shotgun sequence encodes the following:
- the cmpk gene encoding UMP-CMP kinase, with the translated sequence MIGRLVSNVAKRLPSVLYRGSMMTKPQVVFVLGGPGAGKGTQCAKIVENYNYTHLSAGDLLRAERAREGSEFGQLIATFIKEGKIVPVEITINLLRKAMEETMQKDEQKYRFLIDGFPRNEDNLQGWNNVMTGKADVKFVLFFDCGNEVCIKRCLERGKSSGRTDDNRESLEKRIQTYLQSTRPIIELYEKHGKVRCVDASRSVEEVFADVQLILNKEG